CGATATCGCGATGATCGAGATCGGCGGTACCGTTGGTGATATTGAATCCCTGCCATTTCTTGAGGCGATCCGCCAGATGGGTGTGGAATGCGGCCATGATAAGGCCTTGTTCATGCATCTAACCCTGGTGCCTTATATCGCTGCATCGGGTGAGATTAAGACTAAACCCACCCAGCACTCGGTCAAGGAGTTACGATCCATCGGTATTCAGCCGGACATCCTGTTATGTCGCGGTGATCGCCCCTTACCGGATGATGAACGCCGTAAGATTGCCTTATTTACCAATGTCGAAGAACGTTCGGTAATTTCAGCGGTGGATGTTGATAGCATCTACAAGATCCCGTTGTTATTACATGCACAGGAACTGGATCAGATCGTAGTGGATAAGTTTGGTCTGGATGTGCCTGATGCCAATCTCTCTGAATGGGAGCATGTGATCCATAACAAGGAAAACCCTGAATCCGAAATCAAGATAGCGATAGTGGGTAAGTATGTGGATCTTACTGAGTCTTACAAATCGCTCTCTGAGGCACTGATTCATGCTGGCATTCATACCCTAACCCAGGTCGATATCACCTATATTGATTCCGAAGAAATTGAACAGCAAGGTACCGCTATGCTGGATGGGATGGATGCCATCCTGGTTCCTGGTGGTTTTGGTGAACGGGGCGTTGAAGGTAAGATTGAAGCGGTACGCTATGCACGTGAAAACAAGGTGCCTTATCTGGGTATATGCTTAGGCATGCAGGTTGCTGTGATTGAATATGCGCGTAATGTGCTTGGTCTTAAAGGTGCGCATAGTTCTGAATTCAAGGCCGACACCCCCGATCCTGTGATTGCACTTATTACCGAGTGGCAAGATGAGGCGGGTACGTTGATCAAACGTGATAAGGATTCTGATCTCGGTGGCACCATGCGTCTTGGTGGTCAGAAGTGCCAGTTGCAAGAAGGTAGCTTGGCTAGAAACACCTATGGGGAAGAGGTTATTGAGGAACGTCATCGCCATCGTTATGAGTTTAATAACAGTTATCGAGACACCTTGAGTCAAGCCGGGTTAACGCTATCGGGAACCTCGATGGATGATAATCTGGTCGAGATGGTGGAGATCAAGGCGCACCCCTGGTTTCTTGCCTGTCAATTTCACCCCGAGTTCACCTCGACCCCACGCCGTGGGCACCCCTTGTTTACCGGCTTCATTAATGCCGCCAAACAACATAACAAAAATGCCTGAGTACAGCCTAATAGGAGGATTATTGAATGAATCTATGCGGTAAAGAGGTGGGGCTGGATCAGCCTTTATTCCTGTTGGCTGGCCCCTGTGTGATCGAAAGCGAAGCACTGGCAATGGAGACGGCTGCGGAGCTCAAGACCATCACCGACAAACTGGGTATTCATTTTATCTATAAATCCTCTTTTGATAAAGCCAATCGTTCCTCGGTGGATAGTTATCGTGGCCCGGGTGTCGAAGAGGGTCTGCGTATCCTGGAAAAGGTACGGACGGAGATCGGTGTACCTGTGATTACCGATGTGCATGAGGATAGCCCACTGGATGAGATCGCCTCGGTGGTTGATATTCTACAAACCCCGGCCTTTCTCTGTCGTCAGACTAATTTTATCCAGGCGGTTGCGCGTCAGGGCAAACCGGTCAATATCAAGAAGGGACAGTTTCTCGCACCCTGGGATATGAAACACGTCGTTAACAAGGCACTGGCAACGGGTAATAAACAGATCATGGTATGTGAGCGTGGGGTATCTTTTGGCTATAATAACCTGGTCTCGGATATGCGTTCGCTGGCAGTCATGCGTGAGA
This Gammaproteobacteria bacterium DNA region includes the following protein-coding sequences:
- a CDS encoding CTP synthase gives rise to the protein MTRFIFVTGGVVSSLGKGIAAASLAALLESRGLKVTLLKLDPYINVDPGTMSPFQHGEVFVTNDGAETDLDLGHYERFVNTTMSQANNFTTGQIYENVIRKERRGEYLGATVQVIPHITDEIKRSVIKGAGDADIAMIEIGGTVGDIESLPFLEAIRQMGVECGHDKALFMHLTLVPYIAASGEIKTKPTQHSVKELRSIGIQPDILLCRGDRPLPDDERRKIALFTNVEERSVISAVDVDSIYKIPLLLHAQELDQIVVDKFGLDVPDANLSEWEHVIHNKENPESEIKIAIVGKYVDLTESYKSLSEALIHAGIHTLTQVDITYIDSEEIEQQGTAMLDGMDAILVPGGFGERGVEGKIEAVRYARENKVPYLGICLGMQVAVIEYARNVLGLKGAHSSEFKADTPDPVIALITEWQDEAGTLIKRDKDSDLGGTMRLGGQKCQLQEGSLARNTYGEEVIEERHRHRYEFNNSYRDTLSQAGLTLSGTSMDDNLVEMVEIKAHPWFLACQFHPEFTSTPRRGHPLFTGFINAAKQHNKNA
- the kdsA gene encoding 3-deoxy-8-phosphooctulonate synthase, coding for MNLCGKEVGLDQPLFLLAGPCVIESEALAMETAAELKTITDKLGIHFIYKSSFDKANRSSVDSYRGPGVEEGLRILEKVRTEIGVPVITDVHEDSPLDEIASVVDILQTPAFLCRQTNFIQAVARQGKPVNIKKGQFLAPWDMKHVVNKALATGNKQIMVCERGVSFGYNNLVSDMRSLAVMRETHCPVVFDGTHSVQLPGGQGTKSGGQREHVPVLARAAVAAGVAGLFMETHPNPEVALSDGPNAWPLGQMEVLLQTLIEIDRTVKAAGFIETTL